A genome region from Tistrella bauzanensis includes the following:
- a CDS encoding TRAP transporter large permease, whose amino-acid sequence MDALTNGGLAIAALLLLLSFGVPIVWAMSLVAASGMYLVAGPVFAIATFKTLPVATVSNYSLVVIPMFLLMGSFCYRARIIEGLYDAAHRFTARTKGNLLIATVLASAAFAAASGSSLAASSMFARVAMPQMLKYKYAPGVAAACIAATGTLAAIIPPSVAIVIVASLTSQSAGKLLIAGVLPGLLTAAVYIVGIKLFLLRFSDWAPDTDERFSWREKIVGLKSVWSVVVLGGFVMGGIYVGWFSPSSAGAVGAAGALLIGLSTRTIKLPGIWDSLAECAYGTARLLAIIVAGLLFSRFLAVSGFITTMNTTIAELGVSPFTLMACMIAIYLILGMFVDSLSLLVITLPTLFPISQSVGLDPVWFAIISIKLVEIAAITPPVGLNLFAVLGATDSVSSAQLFKGIVPFILLELVTLTLLIAFPVIATWLPSQM is encoded by the coding sequence ATGGATGCCCTGACGAATGGTGGCCTCGCGATCGCCGCCCTGTTGCTTCTGTTGTCTTTTGGCGTGCCGATCGTATGGGCCATGTCCCTGGTCGCGGCGTCCGGAATGTATCTCGTCGCCGGCCCGGTCTTTGCCATCGCGACGTTCAAGACGCTGCCGGTGGCCACGGTTTCCAACTACTCGCTGGTCGTGATCCCGATGTTCCTGCTGATGGGGTCGTTCTGCTATCGCGCGCGGATTATCGAAGGCCTGTATGACGCCGCGCACCGGTTCACCGCCCGCACCAAGGGCAATCTGCTGATCGCGACGGTTCTGGCGTCCGCGGCCTTTGCCGCCGCTTCCGGTTCCAGCCTGGCCGCATCGAGCATGTTCGCGCGCGTGGCGATGCCGCAGATGCTGAAATACAAATATGCGCCCGGCGTGGCCGCCGCCTGCATCGCGGCCACCGGCACCCTGGCGGCCATCATTCCCCCGTCGGTCGCGATCGTCATCGTCGCGTCCCTGACCAGCCAGTCCGCCGGCAAACTGCTGATCGCCGGGGTTCTGCCGGGCCTGCTGACGGCGGCGGTCTATATCGTCGGGATCAAACTCTTTCTGCTGCGCTTCTCCGATTGGGCACCGGATACCGACGAACGGTTTTCCTGGCGGGAAAAGATCGTCGGGCTCAAATCGGTGTGGAGCGTGGTGGTCCTTGGCGGTTTCGTCATGGGCGGGATCTATGTCGGCTGGTTCTCGCCGTCGTCGGCGGGCGCCGTCGGCGCCGCCGGCGCACTGCTGATCGGCCTGTCGACACGCACGATAAAATTGCCGGGCATCTGGGACTCGCTGGCGGAATGCGCCTATGGCACGGCGCGTCTTCTGGCGATCATCGTCGCCGGCCTCCTGTTCAGCCGATTTCTGGCGGTCAGCGGTTTCATCACCACAATGAACACGACGATCGCCGAACTCGGGGTCTCGCCGTTCACGTTGATGGCGTGCATGATCGCCATCTATCTGATCCTTGGCATGTTCGTGGACTCCCTGTCGCTGCTCGTCATCACCTTGCCGACGCTTTTCCCGATCTCTCAATCCGTCGGGCTGGACCCGGTCTGGTTCGCGATCATCTCCATCAAGCTCGTCGAGATCGCCGCGATCACGCCGCCGGTGGGGCTGAACCTGTTCGCGGTCCTTGGCGCCACGGATTCGGTGTCGTCTGCCCAGTTGTTCAAGGGGATCGTGCCCTTCATCCTTCTGGAACTGGTCACATTGACCCTGCTGATCGCGTTTCCTGTGATCGCAACCTGGTTGCCGAGCCAGATGTAG
- a CDS encoding LLM class flavin-dependent oxidoreductase: protein MEAGRQIRLNAFEMNAVGHIAHGLWRHPRDRATSYTDIGWWQDLARILERGLFDGLFLADVSGIYDVYKGGPETAIAHAMQVPVNDPAMLVPAMAAVTRHLGFGITANLSQEPPYLFARRMSTLDHLTRGRIAWNIVTGFLDSAARGAGQGAQMDHDARYDRADEYMDLVYKLWEASWDDDAVVSDRAAGIYARPDRVRAIHHHGRFFDLDAIHLSEPSPQRTPVLFQAGASARGLAFAATHAECIFIPTTGRGSAAALTARIRAGVAAAGRRPRDVKILASLMTVIGRTAVEAREKFEDYGRYAAAEAGLAQLAAATGIDFARFAPDEPIVVAGEAGNGIRSLVAQLGAGDDGPPTVNRLLAGMTLGGRFKPVVGTSEQVADEIAAWIAEADIDGFNLIRTVTPDCFTDVADLLVPVLQERGLYKHGYGDGTLRDRLFGQGPRPAPGHPAAALRQPETPSSPAAEDRP, encoded by the coding sequence GTGGAGGCCGGCCGGCAGATCCGGTTGAACGCGTTCGAGATGAACGCCGTCGGGCATATCGCCCATGGGCTGTGGCGGCATCCGCGCGACCGGGCCACCAGCTATACCGATATCGGCTGGTGGCAGGATCTGGCGCGGATCCTTGAACGCGGGTTGTTCGACGGCCTGTTCCTGGCCGATGTCAGCGGCATCTATGACGTCTACAAGGGCGGGCCGGAGACGGCGATCGCCCATGCCATGCAGGTGCCGGTGAACGACCCGGCGATGCTGGTGCCGGCGATGGCCGCGGTCACCCGCCATCTGGGCTTCGGCATCACCGCCAATCTGTCGCAGGAGCCGCCCTATCTGTTCGCGCGGCGGATGTCGACGCTGGATCACCTGACCCGCGGCCGGATCGCCTGGAACATCGTGACCGGCTTTCTCGACAGTGCCGCGCGTGGGGCGGGGCAGGGCGCGCAGATGGATCACGACGCCCGGTACGACCGCGCCGACGAATACATGGACCTGGTCTACAAGCTGTGGGAGGCAAGCTGGGACGACGACGCGGTGGTCTCTGACCGCGCGGCCGGCATCTATGCCCGGCCCGACCGGGTGCGCGCCATCCACCATCATGGCCGGTTCTTCGATCTGGACGCGATCCATCTGTCGGAGCCGTCGCCGCAACGCACGCCGGTGCTGTTCCAGGCCGGGGCATCGGCGCGCGGGCTGGCCTTTGCCGCCACCCATGCCGAATGCATCTTCATTCCCACCACCGGCCGCGGCAGTGCCGCCGCATTGACCGCGCGCATCCGTGCCGGGGTCGCCGCCGCCGGCCGGCGCCCGCGCGACGTGAAGATCTTAGCATCCCTGATGACCGTGATCGGCCGCACCGCGGTCGAGGCGCGCGAGAAATTCGAAGACTATGGCCGCTATGCCGCCGCCGAGGCGGGGCTGGCGCAGCTTGCCGCCGCGACCGGCATCGATTTCGCCCGCTTCGCGCCCGATGAGCCGATCGTGGTGGCGGGCGAGGCCGGCAATGGCATCCGGTCGCTGGTGGCGCAGCTTGGCGCCGGCGATGACGGGCCGCCGACGGTGAACCGTCTGCTGGCGGGCATGACCCTGGGCGGGCGGTTCAAGCCGGTGGTCGGCACCTCTGAGCAGGTCGCCGACGAGATCGCCGCCTGGATCGCCGAAGCCGATATCGACGGCTTCAACCTGATCCGCACCGTCACCCCTGACTGCTTCACCGATGTTGCCGACCTGCTGGTGCCGGTGTTGCAGGAGCGTGGCCTGTACAAGCACGGCTATGGCGACGGCACCTTGCGCGACCGGCTGTTCGGTCAGGGGCCGCGCCCGGCGCCCGGCCATCCTGCCGCCGCGTTGCGACAGCCGGAAACGCCCTCGTCACCTGCCGCGGAG
- a CDS encoding TRAP transporter small permease — protein MKSARRSMIKTAARLIEATSLVVCGLLIAATMIIGTLDVVLGLGFNHYIAGKVELSEVMIAAATFLALPGVTWHATHIRVDIVSQNFRGWFRVFGDVVVTVVALATCAFFSYTSWLAFESSWAKTETAQGLLPVPVYPVKFAAFAAFAICGLIAIVQFLRLVVKHRSHKNIV, from the coding sequence GTGAAAAGCGCGCGTCGTTCGATGATTAAGACGGCGGCTCGCCTGATTGAGGCGACGTCTCTGGTGGTGTGCGGTCTTCTGATCGCCGCCACCATGATCATTGGCACGCTGGACGTGGTATTGGGCCTCGGCTTCAATCACTACATCGCCGGCAAGGTGGAGTTGAGCGAGGTCATGATCGCTGCGGCCACCTTCCTGGCGCTGCCCGGCGTGACCTGGCATGCGACCCATATCCGTGTCGATATCGTGTCCCAGAATTTCCGTGGCTGGTTCAGGGTTTTCGGCGATGTCGTCGTGACCGTGGTCGCGTTGGCGACATGCGCATTCTTCTCCTATACCTCGTGGCTCGCGTTCGAAAGCAGCTGGGCCAAGACCGAAACCGCGCAAGGCCTGCTGCCTGTGCCGGTGTATCCGGTCAAGTTCGCGGCTTTTGCGGCATTCGCCATATGCGGCCTGATCGCGATCGTCCAGTTCCTGCGTCTCGTCGTGAAGCACCGATCTCATAAGAACATCGTCTAA